TCCAGCTTGCCGCGACCCATGGGGTGCGTGTTGGACAGCGAGCCGGTCAGCATCCCTTGTGCGACTTCCAACTCGGAGGCTTCGACCACGTCCGCCCCGATCGCATCGGCGCATGGCTGGGCGAGCAGGCGCAGGCTCCCGGAGAGCAGGACGACCCGTTCGCCGCGTTCCCGATGCTGCGCCGCTGCTGCCATCGCAGCCGGCGTGATCGTGGCAACGAGGCTCTCGGTGGCGAAGCGCGTGGCGAGCTGGGCGATGTCTTCCGCGTCCTTGCCAGCTAGGTACATCCGGTTGCCGCGAACGGCTGACTCGCCGCGTGCGGGCAATTGCGCGGTCGTCGTAACGAACCAGCGTAGGATGTCGCGACTTGTGACGACGCGTGCGCGCAGCAATGCCCGGAAGAAGGCGCGCTCGGAGGACCCTGGGATGATCGTCCCGTCGAGATCGAAGATGGCTGCCGCAGGTGCTGCGGTCATGGTCGCACCCAGTCCGTTCGTGAGTCGTAGAGCATCGCTGAGTTGAGTATGGACGCCGTGTTTTCGAGCGGCAAGCCCATGTGCATGGCGAGGGGCGACGTTGGCTCAGGCTTCGCCATGTGTCATGATTCCCGCCAGACCGGCCCGTGCACGATGGAGGGTCCCTGTATGGCACGCGAAGACTGGGGCATCGGAGTTGTCGGGCTGGGCGGCATCGCACAGCACCACTTGACGGCGTATCGTCAGAAAGGGCTGCGCGTGGTCGCCGGCGCGGAACCGGACCGACAGAGGCGAGACGAGACACGAGAGCGTTTCGGCATACCGCAGGTGTTCGCGGACGTGTCCGAACTTGCCGCCCTGCCGGAAGTACGGGTCATCGACATCACGGTTCCGCATCTGCCCGAGGTCCGCCTTCCGGTCGTCGAGGAGGCGTTGAAGCACAAGAAGGCGCTCTTCATTCAGAAACCGCTCATGCCCAAGATCGGGGACGCCGCGCGCATCGTGCGACTCGCCGAGCAGGCGGGCGTGCCCCTGATGGTGAACCAGAACAGCCTCTTCGCCTCCGGCTTCCTGGCAGCGTACGACATCCTGCGAGCCGATCCGTGTCCGCTCGGTCGTCTCTACTACTGCCAGATCGACAACCGCAACTGGTTCGACCTGAGCGGTCATCCCTGGTTCGCGAAGCATCAACGCTGGGTCACGTCCGACATGGGCGTCCATCACTTGGCGCTGGTGCATCACTGGTTCGGCAGAGCGGAGACTGTCTATGCGGCGATGGCGCGGGATGCCTCGCAAGCCCGGACCGTCGGCGAGAACGTCAGCGCACTGACGATCGGGTTCGAGAGCGGCGTACAGGCAATCGTCATCAACAACTGGGCGTACCGAGGCAGCGCGCGTCGGGCCCACCCCTACGAGGAGGTGGTCGTCCAGGGCGACGACGGGTGCCTGACGGCAACGAGTACGAAGCTGGAACTCGCCCCTCGCACCGGAGACAAGACCCAACGCGAGTTCGCAGAGCCCTGGTTCCCCAACGCCTTCGGAGAGGCGATGGCGCACTACATCGACCACCTGGAATCCGGGGAACCGTGGTGGTGTGATGGGCGCGACAACCTACACGTGATCGCGATCATCGAGGCTGCCTACAAATCCGCCACCGAGGGCGTCTCGGTACGCGTGAAAGACATGGAGACGGCTGGCGCATGAGGCTCGAAAGCCTCGCTGATTACCGCGAGCTGATCCGACGGCACTACTTCGTCATGGGTCTCGTGACGCTGCTGGTGGGCGCCCTGGCGCTGGCAATCGGTTTGCGTCTGCCACGGACGTATCGTTCCTCCGTCACGCTGGAAGCGTCGTCGGAGGAACGTTCGCCGGTGTCACTGCTGCCGACCTTGGTCCAGTCCGCACTGGGCGGGAGCGGAAACCCGACGCGGCTCCAGGCTCTCGCAGCACGGCTGTCTTCGGCTTCGGTCGTCGAGCAGGCTCGTCACGACTTCGGCGACATCGAGCCGACA
The DNA window shown above is from Candidatus Poribacteria bacterium and carries:
- a CDS encoding HAD-IB family hydrolase, with amino-acid sequence MTAAPAAAIFDLDGTIIPGSSERAFFRALLRARVVTSRDILRWFVTTTAQLPARGESAVRGNRMYLAGKDAEDIAQLATRFATESLVATITPAAMAAAAQHRERGERVVLLSGSLRLLAQPCADAIGADVVEASELEVAQGMLTGSLSNTHPMGRGKLEAASRLAAQHGFDLSRSTAYGDRLSDTTLLRAVATPIAVSPERRLRRYAATNGWQIADWHAG
- a CDS encoding Gfo/Idh/MocA family oxidoreductase, yielding MDAVFSSGKPMCMARGDVGSGFAMCHDSRQTGPCTMEGPCMAREDWGIGVVGLGGIAQHHLTAYRQKGLRVVAGAEPDRQRRDETRERFGIPQVFADVSELAALPEVRVIDITVPHLPEVRLPVVEEALKHKKALFIQKPLMPKIGDAARIVRLAEQAGVPLMVNQNSLFASGFLAAYDILRADPCPLGRLYYCQIDNRNWFDLSGHPWFAKHQRWVTSDMGVHHLALVHHWFGRAETVYAAMARDASQARTVGENVSALTIGFESGVQAIVINNWAYRGSARRAHPYEEVVVQGDDGCLTATSTKLELAPRTGDKTQREFAEPWFPNAFGEAMAHYIDHLESGEPWWCDGRDNLHVIAIIEAAYKSATEGVSVRVKDMETAGA